The Mytilus galloprovincialis chromosome 2, xbMytGall1.hap1.1, whole genome shotgun sequence genome has a window encoding:
- the LOC143061955 gene encoding uncharacterized protein LOC143061955, with translation MVTTAVVSPTPTATPTIISEATTTLQGSTGKIATTTPVVATSPSPGISSAKIETTTPICEETDGMGSITTIPSTEITSNDKKADIENLRPSSKTPFKSSEGQLVIEYMPSKTRPIANVELVSTDNIKTYTVQFFNADGTVTTRKVKVGEMATSIGTKPDVRKVTVTITPDDKEDSYRPVQLQLSVHACFEVTSTPIPSTTAVPQKPSSTMVTTAVVSPTPTATPTIISEATTTLQGSTGKIATTTPVVATSPSPGISSAKIETTTPICEETDGMGSITTIPSTEITSNDKKADIENLRPSSKTPFKSSEGQLVIEYMPSKTRPIANVELVSTDNIKTYTVQFFNADGTVTTRKVKVSEMATSIGTKPDVRKVTVTITPDDKEDSYRPVQLQLSVHACFEVTSTPIPSTTAVPQKPSSTMVTTAVVSPTPTATPTIISEATTTLQGSTGKIATTTPVVATSPSPGISSAKIETTTPICEETDGMGSITTIPSTEITSNDKKADIENLRPSSKTPFKSSEGQLVIEYMPSKTRPIANVELVSTDNIKTYTVQFFNADGTVTTRKVKVSEMATSIGTKPDVRKVTVTITPDDKEDSYRPVQLQLSVHACFEVTSTPIPSTTAVPQKPSSTMVTTAVVSPTPTATPTIISEATTTLQGSTGKIATTTPVVATSPSPGISSASKNEH, from the exons ATGGTCACTACAGCCGTGGTTTCACCCACACCTACAGCTACACCCACTATAATAAGTGAAGCTACTACAACATTGCAAG GATCAACTGGTAAAATTGCAACAACAACGCCAGTTGTAGCTACAAGTCCTTCTCCTGGTATTTCAAGTGCAA agatagaAACAACTACGCCAATTTGTGAAGAAACAGATGGAATGGGTTCAATAACAACAATACCATCAACAGAAATTACATCTAATGACAAAAAGGCAGATATTGAAAATCTACGACCTTCATCTAAGACACCCTTTAAAAGCTCCGAAGGACAATTGGTTATAGAGTACATGCCTTCAAAGACAAGACCAATTGCCAATGTTGAATTGGTTTCTACTGATAATATCAAGACGTATACAGTACAATTCTTTAATGCAGATGGCACTGTGACAACTCGAAAG GTTAAAGTAGGCGAAATGGCTACAAGCATTGGAACCAAGCCTGATGTGAGAAAGGTAACTGTAACTATTACACCTGATGACAAAGAAGATTCTTACAGACCTGTACAGCTCCAACTAAGCGTCCATGCCTGTTTTGAAGTCA CTTCTACGCCTATTCCAAGTACAACAGCAGTCCCACAGAAACCGTCCTCAACAATGGTCACTACAGCCGTGGTTTCACCCACACCTACAGCTACACCCACTATAATAAGTGAAGCTACTACAACATTGCAAG GATCAACTGGTAAAATTGCAACAACAACGCCAGTTGTAGCTACAAGTCCTTCTCCTGGTATTTCAAGTGCAA agatagaAACAACTACGCCAATTTGTGAAGAAACAGATGGAATGGGTTCAATAACAACAATACCATCAACAGAAATTACATCTAATGACAAAAAGGCAGATATTGAAAATCTACGACCTTCATCTAAGACACCCTTTAAAAGCTCCGAAGGACAATTGGTTATAGAGTACATGCCTTCAAAGACAAGACCAATTGCCAATGTTGAATTGGTTTCTACTGATAATATCAAGACGTATACAGTACAATTCTTTAATGCAGATGGCACTGTGACAACTCGAAAG GTTAAAGTAAGCGAAATGGCTACAAGCATTGGAACCAAGCCTGATGTGAGAAAGGTAACTGTAACTATTACACCTGATGACAAAGAAGATTCTTACAGACCTGTACAGCTCCAACTAAGCGTCCATGCCTGTTTTGAAGTCA CTTCTACGCCTATTCCAAGTACAACAGCAGTCCCACAGAAACCGTCCTCAACAATGGTCACTACAGCCGTGGTTTCACCCACACCTACAGCTACACCCACTATAATAAGTGAAGCTACTACAACATTGCAAG GATCAACTGGTAAAATTGCAACAACAACGCCAGTTGTAGCTACAAGTCCTTCTCCTGGTATTTCAAGTGCAA agatagaAACAACTACGCCAATTTGTGAAGAAACAGATGGAATGGGTTCAATAACAACAATACCATCAACAGAAATTACATCTAATGACAAAAAGGCAGATATTGAAAATCTACGACCTTCATCTAAGACACCCTTTAAAAGCTCCGAAGGACAATTGGTTATAGAGTACATGCCTTCAAAGACAAGACCAATTGCCAATGTTGAATTGGTTTCTACTGATAATATCAAGACGTATACAGTACAATTCTTTAATGCAGATGGCACTGTGACAACTCGAAAG GTTAAAGTAAGCGAAATGGCTACAAGCATTGGAACCAAGCCTGATGTGAGAAAGGTAACTGTAACTATTACACCTGATGACAAAGAAGATTCTTACAGACCTGTACAGCTCCAACTAAGCGTCCATGCCTGTTTTGAAGTCA CTTCTACGCCTATTCCAAGTACAACAGCAGTCCCACAGAAACCGTCCTCAACAATGGTCACTACAGCCGTGGTTTCACCCACACCTACAGCTACACCCACTATAATAAGTGAAGCTACTACAACATTGCAAG GATCAACTGGTAAAATTGCAACAACAACGCCAGTTGTAGCTACAAGTCCTTCTCCTGGTATTTCAAGTGCAAGTAAGAATGAACATtga
- the LOC143061956 gene encoding uncharacterized protein LOC143061956 gives MKASTPIPSTTAVPQKPSSTVVTTAVVSPTPTATPTIISEATTTLQGSTGKIATTTPVVATSPSPGISSAKIETTTPICEETDGMGSITTIPSTEITSNDKKADIENLRPSSKTPFKSSEGQLVIEYMPSKTRPIANVELVSTDNIKTYTVQFFNADGTVTTRKVKVGDMATSIGTKPDVRKVTVTITPDDKEDSYRPVQLQLSVHACFEVTSTPIPSTTAVPQKPSSTVVTTAVVSPTPTATPTIISEATTTLQGSTGKIATTTPVVATSPSPGISSAKIETTTPICEETDGMGSITTIPSTEITSNDKKADIENLRPSSKTPFKSSEGQLVIEYMPSKTRPIANVELVSTDNIKTYTVQFFNADGTVTTRKVKVGDMATSIGTKPDVRKVTVTITPDDKEDSYRPVQLQLSVHACFEVTSTPIPSTTAVPQKPSSTVVTTAVVSPTPTATPTIISEATTTLQGSTGKIATTTPVVATSPSPGISSAKIETTTPICEETDGMGSITTIPSTEITSNDKKADIENLRPSSKTPFKSSEGQLVIEYMPSKTRPIANVELVSTDNIKTYTVQFFNADGTVTTRKVKVGEMATSIGTKPDVRKVTVTITPDDKEDSYRPVQLQLSVHACFEVTSTPIPSTIAVPQKPSSTVVTTAVVSPTPTATPTITSEATTTLQGSTGKIATTTPVVATSPSPGISSASKNEH, from the exons ATGAAAG CTTCTACGCCTATTCCAAGTACAACAGCAGTCCCACAGAAACCGTCCTCAACAGTGGTCACTACAGCCGTGGTTTCACCCACACCTACAGCTACACCCACTATAATAAGTGAAGCTACTACAACATTGCAAG GATCAACTGGTAAAATTGCAACAACAACGCCAGTTGTAGCTACAAGTCCTTCTCCTGGTATTTCAAGTGCAA agatagaAACAACTACGCCAATTTGTGAAGAAACAGATGGAATGGGTTCAATAACAACAATACCATCAACAGAAATTACATCTAATGACAAAAAGGCAGATATTGAAAATCTACGACCTTCATCTAAGACACCCTTTAAAAGCTCCGAAGGACAATTGGTTATAGAGTACATGCCTTCAAAGACAAGACCAATTGCCAATGTTGAATTGGTTTCTACTGATAATATCAAGACGTATACAGTACAATTCTTTAATGCAGATGGCACTGTGACAACTCGAAAG GTTAAAGTAGGCGACATGGCTACAAGCATTGGAACCAAGCCTGATGTGAGAAAGGTAACTGTAACTATTACACCTGATGACAAAGAAGATTCTTACAGACCTGTACAGCTCCAACTAAGCGTCCATGCATGTTTTGAAGTCA CTTCTACGCCTATTCCAAGTACAACAGCAGTCCCACAGAAACCGTCCTCAACAGTGGTCACTACAGCCGTGGTTTCACCCACACCTACAGCTACACCCACTATAATAAGTGAAGCTACTACAACATTGCAAG GATCAACTGGTAAAATTGCAACAACAACGCCAGTTGTAGCTACAAGTCCTTCTCCTGGTATTTCAAGTGCAA AGATAGAAACAACTACGCCAATTTGTGAAGAAACAGATGGAATGGGTTCAATAACAACAATACCATCAACAGAAATTACATCTAATGACAAAAAGGCAGATATTGAAAATCTACGACCTTCATCTAAGACACCCTTTAAAAGCTCCGAAGGACAATTGGTTATAGAGTACATGCCTTCAAAGACAAGACCAATTGCCAATGTTGAATTGGTTTCTACTGATAATATCAAGACGTATACAGTACAATTCTTTAATGCAGATGGCACTGTGACAACTCGAAAG GTTAAAGTAGGCGACATGGCTACAAGCATTGGAACCAAGCCTGATGTGAGAAAGGTAACTGTAACTATTACACCTGATGACAAAGAAGATTCTTACAGACCTGTACAGCTCCAACTAAGCGTCCATGCATGTTTTGAAGTCA CTTCTACGCCTATTCCAAGTACAACAGCAGTCCCACAGAAACCGTCCTCAACAGTGGTCACTACAGCCGTGGTTTCACCCACACCTACAGCTACACCCACTATAATAAGTGAAGCTACTACAACATTGCAAG GATCAACTGGTAAAATTGCAACAACAACGCCAGTTGTAGCTACAAGTCCTTCTCCTGGTATTTCAAGTGCAA agatagaAACAACTACGCCAATTTGTGAAGAAACAGATGGAATGGGTTCAATAACAACAATACCATCAACAGAAATTACATCTAATGACAAAAAGGCAGATATTGAAAATCTACGACCTTCATCTAAGACACCCTTTAAAAGCTCCGAAGGACAATTGGTTATAGAGTACATGCCTTCAAAGACAAGACCAATTGCCAATGTTGAATTGGTTTCTACTGATAATATCAAGACGTATACAGTACAATTCTTTAATGCAGATGGCACTGTGACAACTCGAAAG GTTAAAGTAGGCGAAATGGCTACAAGCATTGGAACCAAGCCTGATGTGAGAAAGGTAACTGTAACTATTACACCTGATGACAAAGAAGATTCTTACAGACCTGTACAGCTCCAACTAAGCGTCCATGCCTGTTTTGAAGTCA CTTCTACGCCTATTCCAAGTACAATAGCAGTTCCACAGAAACCGTCATCAACAGTGGTCACTACAGCCGTGGTTTCACCAACACCTACAGCTACACCCACTATAACAAGTGAAGCTACTACAACATTGCAAG GATCAACTGGTAAAATTGCAACAACAACGCCAGTTGTAGCTACAAGTCCTTCTCCTGGTATTTCAAGTGCAAGTAAGAATGAACATtga
- the LOC143065201 gene encoding uncharacterized protein LOC143065201 has translation MGSITTIPSTEITSNDKKADIENLRPSSKTPFKSSEGQLVIEYMPSKTRPIANVELVSTDNIKTYTVQFFNADGTVTTRKVKVGEMATSIGTKPDVRKVTVTITPDDKEDSYSPVQLQLSVHACFEVSK, from the exons ATGGGTTCAATAACAACAATACCATCAACAGAAATTACATCTAATGACAAAAAGGCAGATATTGAAAATCTACGACCTTCATCTAAGACACCCTTTAAAAGCTCCGAAGGACAATTGGTTATAGAGTACATGCCTTCAAAGACAAGACCAATTGCCAATGTTGAATTGGTTTCTACTGATAATATCAAGACGTATACAGTACAATTCTTTAATGCAGATGGCACTGTGACAACTCGAAAG GTTAAAGTAGGCGAAATGGCTACAAGCATTGGAACCAAGCCTGATGTGAGAAAGGTAACTGTAACTATTACACCTGATGACAAAGAAGATTCTTACAGCCCTGTACAGCTCCAACTAAGCGTCCATGCCTGTTTTGAAGTCAGTAAGTAA